The Brachyspira hyodysenteriae ATCC 27164 sequence TATCCATACCCAATTTCAATGCGGTATTTTTAATGCTTCCTGCTTTTGCCTTTTTGGGTATCCTAGAAATTAAATCTTCTTTTGTTTCTAAGGATAATTGATTGAAAGGCTGAATTATATCGTAATCTGAAAGCTGACTTTTCCATTTTTCTATCAGTTCTTTATTAGTTTCCATAGGACTTAATAATGTTATTAAAGCATTATCTTCTATATTCATTTCCTCATCATCAGCATTATTGAATGAGCCGTCCTCCATATATCTGAAAGTAGTTAATAAATTATTATCTTTATCATATACTCCCCAAATAAGTTTAACAGCAAAAGCCCTCATAAAAGGATTGTCAAAAAATATTTCTTTCCATTCATTTAATGTCCATTTTCTGCCGTCCATTAATACCAACTGCAAACGTTCAGTCTGAGTTTTAAGCATTTTATTTATTTCGCTTTTTAATTTTGTTAATTCTTTTTTAGGAATTTGAGGAAAATCTTTCGGTAATGTTTTGTATTCTTTATTTTTTATTTCATCGAATATTGATATTGTAAAATCAGACTTCAATGTTATTTTATATTTTTTATTATCGCTTTCTATTATTCTAATTCCGTTTTTATCAAAATCAAAATCTGGTATAATCTTATCAGCAAAAGTCTCTTTACTTATACCTAATTTTTTAGTTATATCTTCTATAATAAAGGAGCAAGTATTTTTAACACTAGCCTGTTTGAATTTTCTTGAAGCTTCATATAATAATGCTAAACCTTTTTTTGTTCCGCTTAAAGCAATAGCTTCCAACATAGAACATGCTAATTTGAATCTTCCGCTTGCAATAGATACCGCTCTTTTGTACAAATTATCAAGCTGTATATTATTTGCAAATATGCAGTAAGGATAAAGTATTGATTTAGTTTTATTATTTTCATCCCAATGTTTATATACATTCTCAAGTGCTTCGCTTAAACTTTCACTATCTAAAGAATTACCTATCATATCAGCATTTCTTAATCTGTAAGCCTCTTTTATATCTAAATATTCACCCAAAATATATCTTATCACTTTACTTGAAACTACGGCACTTTTATCTTTTATAAAAACATTCGATATTATAGAATCATCTATAAATGAAGTTGTTTTATCGAATTTTTTATTATAATTTTTTTCTACTATGTTGTTAATTTCTTCTAATGAAAGCACTATCATAAACCTCTAAAATATTTTTATACAAAATATATTATTTAGAAAATAAAATCAATAATCAAATTTCAATCTCTTATCTTCTTTGAATTTCTTTCTTGATGGATTTCCTTCAGCTATATATATTTTTTTATTTTTTATTGAATATATAGAAGACCAAACGGTATCAAAATTAAGCTTCCTATCATATTGACATAAAAAACCATATTCCCCTGAAATAAGTTTTTTGGCAAAGTCTAAATCATAATCATAATTTTTAAATGCTTTCTCCATAGTAATATATCTTTCATGTGAATGAATATCATCTTCAATATCAGTATTATATTCTTTCATAGACTTGCTTATAAAATGATTCGATATAAACACATAATCATTTTTTATTATTTCTATATTTCTGCAATTACATTCTATCAATGCAATATCTCCGTTTCTATCTGCTAATACTATATTCTGTGCCGATGAAATAGGAATATTTTTTAAAAACTCTAAAGCCTCATCAACAGCAGAGCATTTCTCTAAAATATATCTTATTATCATTCCTGCATTGAATCCATAATCTATTATTGTAGGATAAACAAAAGTTAATGCTGCAGCAAGTCCTTTTTCATTTATACCATCTTCAATTTCTATGAATGCAGTAGTATTTCCTATAAATGAATATGAATCATCTAATTTATAATATATGCTGTCGCAATAGTCTTCTATATCTTTTAAAAAATCACTGTTTTTGGTAAGTATTATATCTTCATCTGTTTTGAAAGCAAAAGACGAACATTTATTATCAAAAGTAAATGCATATATCGTGAATAAAAAATCGCATATATCTTTATAATCTATTTTTATATTATCATTCGTATTTAATCCGTCAGATAATCCTTTTATCTCCTCTATTATTTCAGGGAAAAATTTATTATATATAGGCATGCATTTATTAGCAAAATTTTTTCTCTCATTTGATATTTTTATTTTTTCTAATGGATTAGTATTATTTTTAGAAAGCAATTTACCATATTTAAGTCCTGCCTCATAATGACTGCCTTTAAATCTTGAATGATACATTTGATATACTCCTTATATTATTTATATAATTACACAATTATATAAAGGCTAGCATAATAAAAATTTTAAGTAAATATGAATAAAAATTTTTTAATATTAAAAATTAATTGGGTATGGTCGTGCGGCAAAATAAAACTATCAAAATATATTAATGCTTCTTTATTTATACAAAAAAAGAGGAAGCATTTTTTAGCTCCCTCTATTTATTTAGTATTTTTCATTAAATAATCTCATAATATATTTGTAATTAATCGTCGAATTTCTGTCCCATTAACTGTCCATCAGCTGTTATAAATAATTCCATAAAGTTATTTAATTTAACTTTGTAATTGCCCCATTCTTTTTCTACATCTATTACAGCAGCCTGAGGATAAGTATTTTTTATAGTGTTTGCTATATTAGCAGGTAAAGCATTGAAAGGTACAGCATTATACTCACCATCTATGCTATGCCAATCACCATTGTATAAAAAGTCTATTTTAGCACCATTTGATAATTTTACTTCAAATTTTCCGTCATCTCTTTCCACTTTCCATATTTGTACATTAGGATAAATCTGCTGTATGAAGCTTCTAGCATTTTGAGGAAGTGAAGAAGCAGGAACAACCCAATCAGCAAAAGCACTTGAAGTAGAAATTATAGTTAAAGTTATTAATAAAGCGAATAATTTTTTAGTCATAGTAAATCTCCTTTAATTTATAAATATTTGATTGTTGTTAGCAACTATGTAAATTATCTTTACAATTATAAGTATAACCTAAA is a genomic window containing:
- a CDS encoding DUF4132 domain-containing protein, with protein sequence MIVLSLEEINNIVEKNYNKKFDKTTSFIDDSIISNVFIKDKSAVVSSKVIRYILGEYLDIKEAYRLRNADMIGNSLDSESLSEALENVYKHWDENNKTKSILYPYCIFANNIQLDNLYKRAVSIASGRFKLACSMLEAIALSGTKKGLALLYEASRKFKQASVKNTCSFIIEDITKKLGISKETFADKIIPDFDFDKNGIRIIESDNKKYKITLKSDFTISIFDEIKNKEYKTLPKDFPQIPKKELTKLKSEINKMLKTQTERLQLVLMDGRKWTLNEWKEIFFDNPFMRAFAVKLIWGVYDKDNNLLTTFRYMEDGSFNNADDEEMNIEDNALITLLSPMETNKELIEKWKSQLSDYDIIQPFNQLSLETKEDLISRIPKKAKAGSIKNTALKLGMDKVNDGGFISFYFLYDYYNKSVVSIETPNLYYASSTTDEIDIKIKFKNADERFEYGAYLILSDYLK
- a CDS encoding C45 family autoproteolytic acyltransferase/hydolase, which produces MYHSRFKGSHYEAGLKYGKLLSKNNTNPLEKIKISNERKNFANKCMPIYNKFFPEIIEEIKGLSDGLNTNDNIKIDYKDICDFLFTIYAFTFDNKCSSFAFKTDEDIILTKNSDFLKDIEDYCDSIYYKLDDSYSFIGNTTAFIEIEDGINEKGLAAALTFVYPTIIDYGFNAGMIIRYILEKCSAVDEALEFLKNIPISSAQNIVLADRNGDIALIECNCRNIEIIKNDYVFISNHFISKSMKEYNTDIEDDIHSHERYITMEKAFKNYDYDLDFAKKLISGEYGFLCQYDRKLNFDTVWSSIYSIKNKKIYIAEGNPSRKKFKEDKRLKFDY
- a CDS encoding PepSY-like domain-containing protein → MTKKLFALLITLTIISTSSAFADWVVPASSLPQNARSFIQQIYPNVQIWKVERDDGKFEVKLSNGAKIDFLYNGDWHSIDGEYNAVPFNALPANIANTIKNTYPQAAVIDVEKEWGNYKVKLNNFMELFITADGQLMGQKFDD